In Colletotrichum higginsianum IMI 349063 chromosome 1, whole genome shotgun sequence, one genomic interval encodes:
- a CDS encoding Phosphate:H+ symporter: MAGVIQSAEIAGMEANVQSNITAAEARNNKTSGGNAAFHNFNNDFAHIADANERRRLALAEIDKAPFGWYHVRAIVVAGIGFFTDSYDIFTIGLVTSMLGIVYFGGTLPAEHDTAIKVATSAGTVVGQLGFGILADIVGRKKMYGVELIIIIVATLAQALSSASPSVSIVGLIVFWRIIMGIGIGGDYPLSAIITSEFATTKWRGFMMNAVFANQGFGQLAGGIMLLIVTAGFQGSLETAAKPAACSTTEPCLMAVDKMWRTMIGFGAVPGCIALYFRLTIPETPRYTFDVDNDVHKAEGDVDHYKQGKWGESQVDEATRVVARQEAKSQLEVPKASWGDFFRHYSVWKNAKVLIGTAGSWFFLDVAFYGLGLNNAIILNAIGWSGGKDVYHIYYKTAVGNLILVCAGAVPGYWVSAALVDTIGRKPIQLFGFFTLTLLFCVIGFDYWNLSGTALMVLYTLAQFFFNAGPNSTTFIVPGECFPTRYRSTSHGISAASGKIGAIIAQVVFGPLRTIGADSTRAKTDPRWSTPWLNHIMQIFALFMLCGFFTTLLIPETARKTLEELSGEDDLATSAIPVHGHNEEKRVEEGAAAGSV; the protein is encoded by the exons ATGGCCGGTGTCATTCAGTCGGCCGAAATCGCGGGCATGGAGGCCAACGTCCAGTCCAACATCACCGCTGCGGAGGCCAGGAACAACAAGACCTCGGGCGGAAACGCCGCTTTCCACAACTTCAACAACGACTTCGCACATATCGCTGACGCCAACGAGCGCCGTCGTCTGGCATTGGCCGAGATTGACAAGGCGCCTTTTGGCTGGTACCATGTCCGTGCcattgtcgtcgccggcattGGTTTCTTCACCGACTCG TATGACATCTTCACCATTGGCCTCGTCACCTCCATGTTGGGTATAGTGTACTTTGGAGGCACTCTACCTGCCGAACACGATACCGCAATCAAGGTTGCAACATCCGCCGGCACCGTTGTCGGCCAACTTGGTTTTGGTATTCTCGCCGACATTGTCGGCCGCAAGAAGATG TACGGTGTCGAGCTGATCATCATCATTGTCGCCACcctcgcccaggccctcTCGTCAGCCTCCCCTTCTGtctccatcgtcggcctcatCGTTTTCTGGCGTATCATCATG GGCATTGGAATCGGCGGCGACTATCCTCTTTCTGCCATCATCACCTCCGAGTTCGCCACGACCAAGTGGAGAGGCTTCATGATGAATGCCGTGTTTGCCAACCAAGGTTTCGGCCAGCTTGCTGGTGGCATTATGCTCCTCATCGTCACAGCCGGTTTCCAGGGATCCCTCGAGACTGCCGCTAAGCCTGCTGCGTGCTCTACCACCGAGCCTTGCCTGATGGCCGTCGACAAGATGTGGAGAACAATGATTGGTTTCGGTGCCGTCCCTGGATGCATTGCGCTGTACTTCCGCCTCACCATTCCCGAGACGCCTCGATACACCTTTGATGTCGACAATGACGTACacaaggccgagggcgacgtcgaccaTTACAAGCAGGGCAAGTGGGGAGAATCTCAGGTTGACGAGGCCAcccgcgtcgtcgcccgccAAGAGGCCAAGTCGCAGCTCGAAGTCCCCAAGGCCTCGTGGGGTGACTTCTTCCGCCACTACAGCGTCTGGAAGAATGCCAAGGTTCTCATCGGCACCGCCGGTTCGTGGTTCTTTCTTGATGTCGCCTTCTACGGCCTCGGTCTGAACAACGCCATCATCCTCAATGCCATCGGGTGGTCTGGCGGCAAGGATGTGTACCACATCTACTACAAGACGGCTGTCGGCAACCTGATTCTTGTCTGTGCCGGTGCCGTCCCCGGATACTGGGTCTCCGCCGCTCTCGTCGACACAATCGGACGCAAGCCCATCCAGCTTTTCGGCTTTttcaccctcaccctcctcTTCTGCGTCATCGGCTTCGACTACTGGAACCTGTCCGGAACTGCTCTGATGGTCCTGTACACTCTGGCGCAGttcttcttcaacgccgGCCCCAACTCGACGACATTCATTGTCCCTGGAGAGTGCTTTCCCACAAGGTACCGGTCCACCTCTCACGGTATTTCCGCTGCCTCGGGCAAGATTGGTGCCATCATTGCGCAGGTTGTCTTTGGGCCGCTCAGGACCATCGGAGCCGACAGTACCCGGGCCAAGACGGACCCGAGATGGAGCACGCCGTGGCTCAACCACATCATGCAAATTTTTGCTCTTTTCATGCTTTGTGGTTTCTTCACAACCTTGTTGATTccggagacggcgaggaagacgttGGAGGAGCTCTCCGGCGAGGATGATTT GGCCACCAGTGCTATCCCTGTGCACGGACATAACGAGGAGAAGCGAGTTGAGGAGGGGGCCGCCGCTGGATCCGTCTGA
- a CDS encoding Zinc-binding dehydrogenase family — protein sequence MGSIGHHSVPPALPDRQRAVVQAEGPARKLQIVTDRPVPKPASDEVLVRVHAVAANPSDWKMTTQFPCPGAGCGMDFSGVVVATGHGLDPALGIRVGDAVAGAVHGANPLDPQAGAFAEYTCALADLLWKIPRPWDLTDAAAVGGCCVATVGLGLFADDALGLPFGLDQFVADGKAPFVLVYGGSTASGTMAIQLAKLCGYRVIATCSPRNAAMVESYGAERTFDYRSPSCAADIRAYTDNTLHHVLDTIVDPKSILVADKAIGRSGGRYAGLEALPEDVLNGSGTTRRIIKWTYVMGTSMIGREEGLTGPYYSKPRPERRAFGKWWFRTVVQDLVDKGLLRPHPVKLMEGGLERVPEGVDMLQKKLVSGEKLVYKVV from the exons ATGGGTTCCATTGGTCACCATTCTGTCCCCCCGGCATTGCCCGACAGGCAACGGGCCGTAGTCCAGGCCGAAGGCCCTGCCAGGAAGCTCCAGATCGTCACGGACCGGCCTGTGCCGAAACCCGCATCCGACGAGGTCTTGGTCCGCGTCCATGCCGTTGCGGCAAACCCGTCGGACTGGAAGATGACGACGCAGTTCCCGTGCCCCGGTGCCGGGTGCGGCATGGACTTCTCCGGGGTCGTGGTGGCAACCGGACACGGACTCGACCCAGCTTTGGGCATCCGAGTCGGTGACGCTGTAGCCGGAGCCGTCCACGGCGCGAATCCCCTTGACCCGCAAGCCGGCGCCTTTGCCGAGTACACTTGCGCTCTCGCGGACCTCTTGTGGAAGATCCCGCGGCCGTGGGATCTCACCGACGCCGCGGCAGTCGGGGGCTGCTGTGTGGCTACCGTGGGCCTGGGCTTgttcgccgacgacgcacTTGGTCTCCCGTTTGGACTCGACCAATTCGTGGCGGATGGCAAGGCCCCTTTCGTTCTCGTATACGGGGGCAGCACAGCCTCGGGGACCATGGCCATTCAACTGGCAAAATT ATGCGGCTACCGCGTCATCGCAACATGCTCGCCTCGAAACGCCGCCATGGTAGAGTCGTACGGAGCGGAGCGCACATTCGACTACAGAAGCCCCTCTTGCGCCGCGGATATACGCGCGTACACCGATAACACTCTGCACCACGTGCTGGATACCATCGTTGATCCAAAGTCCATCCTggtcgccgacaaggccatcGGACGTTCCGGCGGGCGCTACGCCGGGCTCGAAGCCTTGCCTGAAGACGTCCTCAACGGCAGCGGTACAACCCGAAGAATCATCAAGTGGACCTACGTCATGGGCACGAGCATGAtcgggagggaggaggggctcACGGGGCCGTATTACAGCAAGCCGCGGCCGGAAAGGCGTGCCTTTGGCAAATGGTGGTTTCGCACGGTCGTTCAAGACCTCGTGGACAAGGGTTTGCTTCGACCGCATCCGGTGAAGCTGATGGAGGGCGGATTGGAACGTGTTCCCGAAGGTGTTGATATGCTTCAGAAGAAGCTGGTGAGCGGCGAGAAATTGGTGTACAAGGTTGTCTGA